One Parasphingorhabdus cellanae genomic region harbors:
- the rplI gene encoding 50S ribosomal protein L9 has translation MDIILLERVEKLGGIGDVVTVKNGYARNYLLPNKKALRANEANKKVFEANRAQIEADNEAKRKEAEKASGNVDGKQIVLIRASSASGQLYGSVSVRDIVETLAAEGATVEKSMVILEKPIKTLGVFDVRIRLHPEVSVTVQVNVARSDDEAELQKDGIDVIAQMFEEEQAELAAAALAPESEDDGEEAEATDTEEASEEATSGEAAEETEESAEGKA, from the coding sequence ATGGATATTATTTTGCTCGAACGAGTCGAAAAACTGGGCGGCATTGGCGATGTCGTAACCGTGAAAAACGGTTATGCGCGCAACTATCTGCTACCCAACAAGAAAGCCCTGCGCGCCAACGAAGCGAACAAGAAGGTTTTCGAAGCCAATCGTGCGCAGATCGAGGCAGACAATGAAGCGAAACGCAAGGAAGCTGAAAAAGCGTCCGGCAATGTAGATGGCAAACAGATCGTATTGATCCGTGCCTCTTCCGCCAGCGGTCAGCTTTATGGTTCGGTTTCGGTTCGCGACATCGTGGAAACATTGGCTGCCGAAGGTGCCACGGTTGAGAAAAGCATGGTGATCCTCGAAAAACCGATCAAGACGCTTGGTGTTTTCGACGTGCGCATCCGTTTGCACCCAGAAGTTTCTGTCACCGTTCAGGTCAATGTGGCCCGTTCTGATGACGAAGCAGAGCTTCAGAAAGACGGCATCGACGTGATCGCCCAGATGTTCGAAGAAGAGCAGGCGGAACTGGCTGCTGCTGCTTTGGCACCGGAAAGCGAAGATGACGGCGAAGAAGCCGAAGCAACGGACACGGAAGAAGCTTCAGAGGAAGCAACTTCCGGGGAAGCGGCTGAAGAAACAGAAGAAAGCGCTGAAGGCAAAGCATAA